A window of the Streptomyces griseochromogenes genome harbors these coding sequences:
- a CDS encoding LysE family translocator yields MSLAFLLTTLVMVVTPGTGVVYTLAAALSHGRRAGVVAAFACTLGIVPHVLATVTGLAALLNASATAFQVLKYAGVAYLLHMAWATLRDKKAIAVEQDGGPDPAARVIARGVLINLLNPKLTIFFFAFLPQFVNPGEPHALPRMLGLSGVFMLLTFVVFALYGVLAASVRSHVTSRPRVMAWLRRTFAGSFLALGAKLALTAR; encoded by the coding sequence ATGAGCCTCGCCTTCCTCCTGACCACCCTCGTCATGGTCGTCACCCCGGGCACCGGCGTCGTCTACACCCTCGCCGCCGCCCTCTCCCACGGGCGCCGCGCCGGTGTCGTCGCCGCCTTCGCCTGCACGCTCGGGATCGTCCCGCACGTCCTCGCCACCGTCACCGGACTCGCCGCGCTCCTGAACGCGAGCGCCACCGCGTTCCAGGTCCTCAAGTACGCCGGTGTGGCCTATCTGCTGCACATGGCGTGGGCCACGCTGCGGGACAAGAAGGCGATCGCCGTGGAGCAGGACGGCGGACCGGACCCGGCGGCGCGGGTGATCGCCCGAGGCGTGCTGATCAACCTGCTCAACCCCAAGCTGACCATCTTCTTCTTCGCCTTCCTGCCCCAGTTCGTGAACCCCGGCGAGCCGCACGCGCTCCCGCGCATGCTGGGGCTGAGCGGCGTCTTCATGCTGCTGACCTTCGTCGTCTTCGCCCTGTACGGCGTCCTCGCCGCCTCCGTGCGCAGCCATGTCACCTCCCGGCCGAGGGTCATGGCCTGGCTGCGGCGGACCTTCGCGGGATCCTTCCTCGCGCTCGGCGCCAAGCTCGCCCTCACGGCCAGGTAG
- a CDS encoding endonuclease/exonuclease/phosphatase family protein, translating into MSIRIATFNMENLFRRPTAFRVTEPAKRREILDDFDKLVALLDLATYTDDDKKEIVRLIKRYRAYAIDPENPPPIFVNQSRPGRHSGLFETSGPADNPHIEIKAGGRASWTGWAELGQDDLDMSVVRNTGRVVAEVDADILLTVEVEDRLTLERFNTHVLAGALGRRPYPYNLLVDGNDARGIDIGILSRHPITSVRSHIFDTDPDQPADRLFSRDCPEFEIQLDGSPLVILGNHLKSKFQDDPDLRLAQAKRVAEIYRAAAERTPHVMVAGDLNDDPGSEAVAELVDAGLRDVMSHRVYHGEPGTHGTCASSEDKLDYLLLPPPLWHEVQHVGLETRGIHADGIKSFDTVTSKLNEASDHAALYVDLDL; encoded by the coding sequence ATGAGCATCCGGATCGCCACCTTCAACATGGAGAACCTCTTCCGCCGGCCCACGGCCTTCCGCGTCACGGAGCCGGCGAAGCGGCGGGAAATCCTCGACGACTTCGACAAGTTGGTCGCCCTCCTCGACCTTGCGACGTACACGGACGATGACAAGAAGGAGATCGTCCGGCTGATCAAGAGGTACCGGGCGTACGCCATCGACCCGGAGAACCCGCCGCCGATCTTCGTCAACCAGTCCCGCCCGGGCAGGCACTCGGGACTCTTCGAGACGTCCGGCCCCGCGGACAACCCCCACATCGAGATCAAGGCGGGCGGCCGCGCCTCATGGACCGGCTGGGCCGAACTCGGGCAGGACGACCTCGACATGAGCGTGGTGCGGAACACCGGCCGGGTGGTCGCGGAGGTCGACGCCGACATCCTGCTGACCGTGGAGGTCGAGGACCGGCTCACTCTGGAACGCTTCAACACACACGTCCTGGCCGGGGCGCTGGGCAGACGGCCGTACCCGTACAACCTGCTGGTCGACGGCAACGATGCCCGGGGCATCGACATCGGGATCCTCAGCCGGCACCCGATCACGTCCGTCCGGTCCCACATCTTCGACACCGACCCGGACCAACCCGCCGACCGGCTGTTCAGCCGTGACTGCCCCGAGTTCGAGATCCAGCTCGACGGATCGCCGCTGGTGATCCTCGGCAACCACCTCAAGAGCAAGTTCCAGGACGACCCGGACCTCAGGCTGGCCCAGGCCAAGCGGGTCGCGGAGATCTACCGGGCGGCGGCGGAGCGCACCCCGCACGTCATGGTCGCCGGGGACCTCAACGACGACCCGGGGAGCGAAGCGGTCGCGGAGCTGGTGGACGCCGGTCTGCGCGATGTGATGAGTCACCGCGTCTACCACGGCGAGCCCGGCACCCACGGGACATGCGCCTCGTCCGAGGACAAGCTCGACTACCTGCTGCTCCCTCCGCCGCTTTGGCACGAGGTTCAGCACGTGGGCCTGGAGACCCGCGGGATCCACGCGGACGGCATCAAGTCCTTCGACACGGTGACGTCCAAACTCAACGAGGCATCCGACCACGCGGCGCTGTACGTGGACCTGGACCTGTGA
- a CDS encoding glycine--tRNA ligase codes for MAADKIDTIVSLSKRRGFVFPCSEIYGGQRAAWDYGPLGVELKENIKRQWWRYMVTSREDVVGIDSSVILASEVWVASGHVATFTDPLTECTACHKRFRADHLEEAYEEKKGKAPENGLADINCPNCGNKGQFTEPKQFSGLLSTHLGPTQDSGSVAYLRPETAQGIFTNFAQVQTTSRRKPPFGIAQMGKSFRNEITPGNFIFRTREFEQMEMEFFVKPGEDEKWQEYWMEQRWNWYTGLGLRTENMRWYEHPKEKLSHYSKRTADIEYRFQFGGSEWGELEGVANRTDYDLGAHSKASGQDLSYFDQEAGERWTPYVIEPAAGVGRTMLAFLLDAYVEDEAPNAKGKMEKRTVLRLDHRLAPVKVAVLPLSRNPELSPKAKGLAQALRQHWNIEFDDAGAIGRRYRRQDEIGTPYCVTVDFDTLEDNAVTVRERDSMKQERVSLDQIEGYLASRLLGC; via the coding sequence GTGGCCGCCGACAAGATCGACACCATCGTCAGCCTGAGCAAGCGCCGTGGCTTCGTTTTCCCGTGCAGTGAGATCTACGGCGGACAGCGTGCCGCCTGGGACTACGGACCGCTGGGTGTCGAGCTCAAGGAGAACATCAAGCGTCAGTGGTGGCGCTACATGGTGACGTCGCGCGAGGACGTCGTCGGTATCGACTCCTCCGTCATCCTGGCCTCCGAGGTCTGGGTCGCATCCGGCCACGTCGCCACCTTCACGGACCCGCTGACCGAGTGCACCGCGTGTCACAAGCGGTTCCGCGCCGACCACCTGGAAGAGGCGTACGAGGAGAAGAAGGGCAAGGCCCCGGAGAACGGCCTGGCCGACATCAACTGCCCGAACTGCGGCAACAAGGGTCAGTTCACCGAGCCCAAGCAGTTCTCGGGTCTGCTCTCCACCCACCTCGGCCCGACCCAGGACTCCGGCTCCGTCGCCTACCTGCGCCCCGAGACCGCCCAGGGCATCTTCACCAACTTCGCCCAGGTCCAGACCACCTCGCGCCGCAAGCCGCCGTTCGGCATCGCGCAGATGGGCAAGTCCTTCCGCAACGAGATCACGCCCGGCAACTTCATCTTCCGCACCCGCGAGTTCGAGCAGATGGAGATGGAGTTCTTCGTCAAGCCGGGCGAGGACGAGAAGTGGCAGGAGTACTGGATGGAGCAGCGCTGGAACTGGTACACCGGCCTCGGCCTGCGTACTGAGAACATGCGCTGGTACGAGCACCCGAAGGAGAAGCTCTCCCACTACTCCAAGCGCACCGCCGACATCGAGTACCGCTTCCAGTTCGGCGGCAGCGAGTGGGGCGAGCTGGAGGGTGTCGCGAACCGGACGGACTACGACCTGGGTGCGCACTCGAAGGCCTCGGGCCAGGACCTGTCGTACTTCGACCAGGAGGCCGGCGAGCGCTGGACGCCGTACGTCATCGAGCCCGCGGCCGGTGTCGGCCGCACCATGCTGGCCTTCCTCCTCGACGCCTACGTCGAGGACGAGGCGCCGAACGCCAAGGGCAAGATGGAGAAGCGGACGGTGCTGCGCCTCGACCACCGTCTGGCTCCGGTGAAGGTGGCGGTTCTGCCGCTGTCCCGCAACCCCGAGCTGTCCCCGAAGGCCAAGGGCCTCGCCCAGGCGCTGCGCCAGCACTGGAACATCGAGTTCGACGACGCCGGCGCCATCGGCCGCCGCTACCGCCGCCAGGACGAGATCGGTACGCCGTACTGCGTGACCGTCGACTTCGACACGCTCGAGGACAACGCCGTCACCGTCCGCGAGCGTGACTCGATGAAGCAGGAGCGCGTGTCGCTGGACCAGATCGAGGGGTACCTCGCCAGCCGCCTGCTGGGCTGCTGA
- a CDS encoding metal ABC transporter substrate-binding protein, with protein sequence MNVRRQLIPAAAATAVTALGLGSLTACSSDTAAANTGKFDVVASFYPMAFLAERIGGAHVHVTPLTSPGQEPHDLEISPKQIAMIQDSDAVLYLKNLQPSVDDAVAQSPVRTKIDAAALTTLEQHGNEVGGHAAAHDTHTGEESAGKDPHIWLDPVRYAQVAEGVGKAFEKADPEHAADYKKNTAALVRQLNELNTRFEEGLAHTRTKVFVTTHAAFGYLAERYGLTEEAINGLDPDSEPSAARVKDLEKMAKADGVSTVFYETLVSDKTAKTIARDADLKTDVLDPIEGITAKSRGKDYFSVQEANLKALQQALGAK encoded by the coding sequence ATGAACGTACGACGACAGCTCATACCCGCGGCCGCGGCGACCGCGGTCACTGCCCTCGGGCTCGGCTCCCTCACCGCCTGCTCCAGTGACACCGCCGCGGCCAACACCGGTAAGTTCGACGTCGTCGCGTCGTTCTACCCGATGGCCTTCCTCGCCGAGCGGATCGGCGGCGCCCACGTTCACGTCACCCCCCTGACCTCCCCCGGCCAGGAGCCGCACGACCTGGAGATCAGCCCGAAGCAGATCGCCATGATCCAGGACTCCGACGCGGTCCTGTACCTGAAGAACCTCCAGCCCTCCGTCGACGACGCGGTGGCCCAGTCCCCGGTCAGGACGAAGATCGACGCGGCCGCCCTGACCACGCTGGAGCAGCACGGCAACGAGGTCGGCGGCCACGCGGCCGCGCACGACACGCACACGGGCGAGGAGTCCGCCGGCAAGGACCCGCACATCTGGCTCGACCCGGTGCGCTACGCCCAGGTCGCCGAGGGCGTCGGCAAGGCCTTCGAGAAGGCCGACCCCGAGCACGCGGCCGACTACAAGAAGAACACCGCGGCCCTGGTCAGGCAGCTGAACGAGCTGAACACCCGGTTCGAGGAAGGCCTGGCGCACACGAGGACCAAGGTCTTCGTCACCACGCACGCCGCCTTCGGCTACCTCGCCGAGCGCTACGGCCTCACCGAGGAGGCCATCAACGGCCTCGACCCCGACTCCGAGCCGAGCGCGGCCCGGGTCAAGGACCTGGAGAAGATGGCCAAGGCCGACGGCGTCTCCACCGTCTTCTACGAGACGCTCGTCAGCGACAAGACCGCGAAGACCATCGCGCGCGACGCGGATCTGAAGACGGACGTACTGGACCCGATCGAGGGCATCACGGCCAAGTCCCGCGGCAAGGACTACTTCTCCGTCCAAGAGGCCAACCTCAAGGCGCTCCAGCAGGCGCTGGGCGCCAAGTGA
- a CDS encoding metal ABC transporter ATP-binding protein yields MSSEPPVIALRGVTAELGARPVLRGIDLTVGRGEVVALLGANGSGKSTAIRTIIGQVPASGGTIELFGTPRRAFGDWSRVGYVPQRTTAAGGVPATVTEIVSSGRLSRTRFGVFRKADREAVRRALELVGMAERAKDSVDALSGGQHQRVLIARALVAEPELLIMDEPMAGVDLASQEILAQTLREQVERGTTVLLVLHELGPLEPLIDRAVVLRDGCVLHDGPPPRAVGQHALPGHDHVHPHAPAGAEPIRTGLLS; encoded by the coding sequence ATGAGCAGCGAGCCGCCCGTCATAGCCCTGCGCGGCGTCACCGCCGAGCTCGGCGCGCGTCCCGTGCTGCGCGGCATCGACCTGACCGTGGGGCGCGGCGAGGTCGTCGCGCTGCTCGGCGCCAACGGCTCCGGCAAGTCCACGGCGATCCGCACGATCATCGGCCAGGTCCCGGCGAGCGGCGGCACGATCGAGCTGTTCGGCACCCCGCGCCGCGCCTTCGGCGACTGGTCGCGCGTGGGCTACGTACCGCAGCGGACCACGGCCGCGGGCGGCGTCCCGGCGACGGTCACCGAGATCGTCTCCTCGGGCCGGCTCTCCCGCACCCGCTTCGGCGTCTTCCGCAAGGCCGACCGTGAGGCCGTGCGGCGGGCCCTGGAGCTGGTCGGCATGGCCGAACGGGCCAAGGACTCGGTGGACGCCCTTTCCGGCGGCCAGCACCAGCGGGTGCTGATCGCCCGCGCCCTGGTCGCCGAGCCCGAACTGCTGATCATGGACGAGCCGATGGCGGGCGTCGACCTGGCCAGCCAGGAGATCCTCGCGCAGACGCTGCGCGAACAGGTCGAGCGGGGCACGACGGTCCTGCTCGTGCTGCACGAACTGGGCCCCCTGGAGCCCCTGATCGACCGGGCGGTCGTCCTCCGGGACGGCTGTGTCCTGCACGACGGCCCGCCCCCGCGCGCCGTCGGCCAGCACGCCCTGCCCGGCCACGACCACGTACACCCGCACGCACCCGCGGGCGCCGAACCGATCCGCACGGGACTGCTGAGCTGA
- a CDS encoding metal ABC transporter permease, with protein sequence MDFLNYAFMQRALLAAVLVGITAPAVGIYLVQRRQALMGDGIGHVAMTGVGLGFLLSTSPVWMATAVSVLGAVLMELIRWYGKTRGDIALAMLFYGGMAGGVMFINLAPTGSNANLTTYLFGSLSTVSQSDVVSICLLAAFVVLVTLGLRRQLFAVSQDEEFARVTGLPVRALNLLTAVTAALTVTVAMRVVGLLLVSALMVVPVAAAQQLTRSFTATFVIAVAIGVAVTVSGTITSYYQDVPPGATIVLLTIAAFVALTALATPVARRRARAAAVAHPAGDPAECAIPATRRAGDEIGV encoded by the coding sequence ATGGACTTCCTGAACTACGCCTTCATGCAGCGGGCGCTGCTCGCCGCCGTCCTGGTCGGCATCACCGCCCCCGCCGTCGGCATCTACCTGGTCCAGCGCCGCCAGGCCCTGATGGGCGACGGCATCGGACACGTGGCGATGACGGGTGTCGGCCTGGGCTTCCTGCTCTCCACCTCCCCGGTGTGGATGGCGACCGCCGTCTCCGTGCTCGGCGCGGTCCTGATGGAGCTGATCCGCTGGTACGGCAAGACCCGCGGCGACATCGCCCTCGCCATGCTCTTCTACGGCGGTATGGCCGGCGGCGTGATGTTCATCAACCTGGCGCCGACGGGCTCCAACGCGAACCTGACGACGTACCTGTTCGGCTCGCTGTCGACGGTCTCGCAGTCGGACGTCGTCTCGATCTGTCTGCTGGCCGCGTTCGTGGTGCTGGTCACCCTCGGCCTGCGCCGCCAGCTGTTCGCGGTCAGCCAGGACGAGGAGTTCGCCCGGGTCACGGGCCTGCCGGTGCGCGCGCTCAACCTCCTGACGGCGGTGACGGCGGCGCTGACCGTGACCGTCGCCATGCGCGTGGTCGGTCTGCTGCTGGTGTCCGCGCTGATGGTGGTGCCGGTGGCGGCCGCGCAGCAGCTCACCCGCAGCTTCACGGCGACCTTCGTGATCGCCGTCGCAATCGGCGTCGCGGTGACCGTCAGCGGCACGATCACCTCCTACTACCAGGACGTTCCGCCCGGTGCGACGATCGTCCTGCTGACCATCGCCGCGTTCGTCGCGCTGACGGCGCTGGCCACGCCGGTGGCGCGTCGACGCGCCCGTGCCGCGGCCGTCGCGCACCCGGCCGGGGACCCGGCGGAGTGCGCGATTCCGGCCACGCGGAGAGCCGGGGACGAGATCGGCGTCTGA
- a CDS encoding Fur family transcriptional regulator: MTTAGPPVKGRSTRQRAAVAAALDEVDEFRSAQELHDMLKHKGDSVGLTTVYRTLQSLADAGEVDVLRTSEGESVYRRCSSGEHHHHLVCRGCGKAVEVEGPAVEKWAEAIAAEHGYVNVAHTVEIFGTCAECASAGN, encoded by the coding sequence GTGACGACCGCTGGACCGCCCGTGAAGGGCCGCTCCACCCGGCAGCGTGCCGCCGTGGCGGCGGCCCTCGACGAGGTCGACGAGTTCCGCAGCGCGCAGGAACTGCACGACATGCTCAAGCACAAGGGCGACTCGGTCGGTCTCACCACCGTGTACCGCACCCTGCAGTCCCTCGCCGACGCCGGCGAGGTCGACGTCCTGCGCACCTCCGAGGGCGAGTCGGTCTACCGCCGCTGCTCGTCCGGCGAACACCACCACCACCTGGTCTGCCGCGGCTGCGGCAAGGCCGTGGAGGTGGAGGGTCCGGCCGTGGAGAAGTGGGCCGAGGCGATCGCCGCGGAGCACGGGTATGTCAACGTGGCGCACACCGTGGAGATCTTCGGTACGTGCGCGGAGTGCGCCTCCGCCGGGAACTGA
- a CDS encoding YcxB family protein: MVMDMGRDAERGTVELAFQPVAGDFAGALRERKRFNRTGRIRRAALILLAVAWVLSAGVALSGGDRDWFLLIYLPLLTGLLFLVPRLQARQLMKVAVRNGVHHVTVTDAGISMTTDNSTASVNWTAQPCYRETKDAFFTFSDDKNATCFSVLPKRGLRNPADADRLREILQRNLTRA; this comes from the coding sequence ATGGTCATGGACATGGGGCGGGACGCCGAGCGGGGCACGGTCGAGCTGGCATTTCAGCCGGTCGCGGGGGATTTCGCGGGGGCACTGCGGGAGCGCAAGCGGTTCAACCGGACGGGGCGGATCCGGAGGGCGGCCCTGATCCTGCTGGCCGTCGCCTGGGTGCTGAGCGCGGGGGTCGCGCTGTCCGGGGGAGACCGCGACTGGTTCCTGCTGATCTACCTGCCGCTGCTCACGGGACTGCTGTTCCTGGTGCCCCGGTTGCAGGCCCGCCAGCTCATGAAGGTCGCCGTACGCAACGGGGTGCACCACGTGACCGTCACGGATGCCGGGATATCGATGACCACCGACAACAGCACGGCGTCGGTCAACTGGACCGCCCAGCCGTGCTACCGGGAGACCAAGGACGCCTTCTTCACCTTCAGCGACGACAAGAACGCCACCTGCTTCAGCGTGCTGCCCAAGCGTGGCCTGCGGAACCCCGCCGACGCGGACAGGCTGCGGGAGATCCTCCAGCGCAACCTGACCCGGGCCTGA
- a CDS encoding histidine-type phosphatase: MRRLTPVLALGALLLTALPAHAADALAHRDSYGTKAPYAPGQNPRTYQRPPAGFTPVFTENVSRHGSRAATGSEDGDLILALWDKAEAEGQLTARGEEFGPQVRALLDAMAKVGYGNLSGRGKEELRDTAVRLQRRLPSLFERIASDGEKIDVVSSGQGRAVDSGTAFAGALADADPALKPLIGPARTDKDLLYFHKAAGGAAYRDYIAHDQRLADTLKSVTDRPRTHQAAAGVLRGIFKDAFVEQITDQVPAAQAVYNLYAIAPAMSEESPDGQGWGMERYISRSDAAWFGYLSDAEDFYEKGPGFSDSDITYKMAGVLLDDFFEQAEAKRDGTSDLGAELRFTHAEEIIPLAALMGLPGSTEPATPGEPYTYADNSWRGASVAPLGVNIQWDVFQKGDRYLVRMLYNEKETAFRAGCRPIAKGSTFYDLDELERCFGRG; this comes from the coding sequence ATGAGACGTCTCACACCTGTCCTCGCCCTCGGCGCCCTGCTGCTCACCGCGCTGCCGGCGCACGCCGCCGACGCTCTCGCCCACCGGGACTCCTACGGCACCAAGGCGCCCTACGCGCCCGGGCAGAACCCGCGCACCTACCAGCGGCCCCCGGCCGGCTTCACCCCCGTCTTCACCGAGAACGTCTCCCGGCACGGCTCCCGCGCCGCCACCGGCAGCGAGGACGGCGATCTGATCCTCGCCCTGTGGGACAAGGCCGAGGCGGAAGGCCAACTCACCGCGAGGGGCGAGGAGTTCGGGCCGCAAGTCCGTGCCCTGCTGGACGCCATGGCCAAGGTCGGGTACGGCAACCTCAGCGGGCGCGGCAAGGAGGAGCTCCGGGACACGGCCGTGCGTCTGCAGCGGCGGCTGCCGTCCCTGTTCGAGCGGATCGCCTCCGACGGCGAGAAGATCGACGTCGTCAGCTCCGGCCAGGGCCGGGCCGTGGACAGCGGCACCGCGTTCGCGGGGGCGCTCGCCGACGCCGACCCGGCGCTGAAGCCGCTGATCGGTCCGGCCCGCACCGACAAGGACCTGCTGTACTTCCACAAGGCGGCGGGCGGTGCCGCGTACCGCGACTACATAGCGCACGACCAGCGTCTCGCGGACACGCTGAAGTCGGTCACCGACCGGCCCAGGACGCACCAGGCCGCCGCCGGCGTCCTGCGCGGGATCTTCAAGGACGCCTTCGTCGAGCAGATCACCGACCAGGTCCCCGCCGCCCAGGCCGTCTACAACCTGTACGCCATCGCACCCGCCATGAGCGAGGAGAGCCCCGACGGGCAGGGGTGGGGCATGGAGCGGTACATATCCCGCTCCGACGCGGCCTGGTTCGGGTACCTGAGTGACGCCGAGGACTTCTACGAGAAGGGCCCCGGCTTCTCCGACAGCGACATCACCTACAAGATGGCCGGCGTCCTCCTGGACGACTTCTTCGAGCAGGCCGAGGCCAAACGGGACGGGACCAGCGACCTGGGCGCCGAGCTCCGCTTCACCCACGCCGAGGAGATCATCCCGCTGGCGGCGCTGATGGGCCTGCCGGGAAGCACCGAACCGGCGACGCCGGGGGAGCCGTACACGTACGCGGACAACTCCTGGCGGGGCGCCTCGGTGGCCCCCCTGGGCGTGAACATCCAGTGGGACGTCTTCCAGAAGGGCGACCGCTACCTGGTCCGGATGCTCTACAACGAGAAGGAGACGGCCTTCAGGGCCGGCTGCCGTCCGATCGCGAAGGGCAGCACGTTCTACGACCTGGACGAACTGGAGCGCTGCTTCGGGCGTGGCTGA
- a CDS encoding isoprenyl transferase, whose amino-acid sequence MVVRGILGRQRREHKAPEPHPSGARAPKLPGELVPNHVAIVMDGNGRWAKERGLPRTEGHKVGAERVLDVLQGSIEIGVRNISLYAFSTENWKRSPDEVRFLMNFNRDFIRKTRDQLDELGIRVRWVGRMPKLWKSVAKELQIAQEQTKGNDLLTLYFCMNYGGRAEIADAAKALAEDVKAGRLDPSKVNEKTLAKYLYYPDMPDVDLFLRPSGEQRTSNYLLWQSAYAEMVFQDVLWPDFDRRDLWRACVEFASRDRRFGGAVPNEELLAMEAAMKGDATS is encoded by the coding sequence ATGGTCGTACGCGGGATCCTGGGACGCCAGCGGCGCGAGCACAAGGCGCCGGAGCCGCACCCGTCCGGTGCCCGCGCGCCGAAGCTCCCGGGCGAGCTGGTACCGAACCACGTGGCGATCGTCATGGACGGCAACGGCCGCTGGGCCAAGGAGCGCGGGCTGCCGCGCACCGAGGGCCACAAGGTCGGCGCCGAGCGCGTGCTCGACGTGCTCCAGGGCTCCATCGAGATCGGCGTGCGCAACATCTCCCTGTACGCCTTCTCCACCGAGAACTGGAAGCGCTCGCCCGACGAGGTCCGCTTCCTGATGAACTTCAACCGCGACTTCATCCGCAAGACCCGCGACCAGCTCGACGAACTCGGCATCCGGGTGCGCTGGGTGGGCCGCATGCCCAAGCTGTGGAAGTCGGTCGCCAAGGAACTCCAGATCGCCCAGGAGCAGACCAAGGGCAACGACCTGCTCACCCTCTACTTCTGCATGAACTACGGCGGCCGCGCCGAGATCGCCGACGCCGCCAAGGCCCTGGCCGAGGACGTGAAGGCGGGCCGCCTCGACCCGTCGAAGGTCAACGAGAAGACCCTCGCGAAGTACCTGTACTACCCGGACATGCCGGACGTCGACCTGTTCCTGCGCCCCAGCGGCGAGCAGCGCACCTCCAACTACCTGCTCTGGCAGAGCGCGTACGCCGAGATGGTCTTCCAGGACGTGCTGTGGCCCGACTTCGACCGCCGCGACCTGTGGCGGGCGTGCGTCGAGTTCGCCTCCCGCGACCGCCGCTTCGGCGGGGCGGTGCCGAACGAGGAACTCCTCGCCATGGAGGCCGCGATGAAGGGTGACGCCACCTCGTAG
- the recO gene encoding DNA repair protein RecO has translation MSLFRDDGVVLRTQKLGEADRIITLLTRGHGRVRAVARGVRRTKSKFGARLEPFSHVDVQFFARGSELVGRGLPLCTQSETIAAYGGGIVTDYARYTAGTAMLETAERFTDHEGEPAVQQYLLLVGALRTLARGEHAPHLVLDAFLLRSLAVNGYAPSFGDCARCGMPGPNRFFSVASGGSVCVDCRVPGSVVPSPQTLVLLGALLTGDWETADACEARYVREGSGLVSAYLHWHLERGLRSLRYVEK, from the coding sequence GTGAGCCTCTTCCGGGACGATGGTGTCGTCCTGCGGACCCAGAAACTGGGCGAGGCGGACCGGATCATCACGCTGCTCACTCGTGGGCACGGGCGGGTGCGGGCCGTGGCTCGTGGGGTGCGGCGGACCAAGTCGAAGTTCGGGGCCCGGCTGGAGCCGTTCTCCCACGTCGACGTGCAGTTCTTCGCGCGGGGCAGCGAGCTGGTCGGGCGCGGGCTGCCGCTGTGCACACAGAGTGAGACCATCGCCGCGTACGGCGGCGGGATCGTGACCGACTACGCCCGGTACACCGCCGGCACGGCCATGCTGGAGACCGCCGAGCGGTTCACCGACCACGAGGGCGAGCCGGCCGTACAGCAGTACCTGCTGCTGGTCGGCGCCCTGCGCACCCTCGCCCGCGGTGAGCACGCCCCGCACCTCGTCCTGGACGCCTTCCTGCTGCGCTCCCTCGCCGTCAACGGCTACGCCCCCAGCTTCGGCGACTGCGCCCGGTGCGGGATGCCCGGACCCAACCGCTTCTTCTCGGTCGCCTCCGGCGGCTCCGTCTGCGTCGACTGCCGGGTGCCGGGCAGTGTCGTACCCTCCCCGCAGACCCTGGTACTGCTCGGCGCGCTGCTTACGGGAGACTGGGAGACGGCGGACGCGTGCGAGGCGCGCTACGTCCGCGAGGGCAGCGGGCTGGTGTCCGCCTACCTGCACTGGCATCTGGAGCGCGGGCTGCGCTCGCTCCGGTACGTGGAAAAGTGA